Part of the Rhinoderma darwinii isolate aRhiDar2 chromosome 2, aRhiDar2.hap1, whole genome shotgun sequence genome, TGACATGAAGCGGAATCATAATGTAATTCTATACAAATCATGTAGAATATGAATGAAATAATAGTtataaaaaaatactaaatagCGATTTagagaaaataatataataaaatatcaaatgcaaatGTATAGAAAATAATTGTCAGGTGTTGTGGATTTATCAACTACAGATGTTTACTAGACGGACCCTAGAAATTGAGGATTTATTTTCGGCACAAGTGTTACCCCTGAATAATCTTGACAGATTTTAGCGCTTTCTAGTACTGCAACTAGATTATTAGAGAAATCCATATCTCCCCTAAATCACGGAGAGaaacgtgttttttgtttttgttttgtttttttgtaaatcaACATGAATGAAAAGTCGCAGCAAAATCTTTTCACGTCAtttattaatagtaattaaattAAAATCCGCAACAGTTTTTAAAATCTCGATCACAGAAGTCATTATCCAGTGTATCTCAAGTGCATTTCAAATATATAGAATTCCAAGCGCCATCAtataagcaacaaaaaaaaaaatcaaattgaaTTTGAATATTTTTTCTTAAATAACATTTCAAGTATATTCATGGAATGTCAGGTCTAGAACGAGCAAATGTAAACTTCAGAGTTCTGACTCTTTCCAATACAAAAAGAAAGCTACCTTATCACCCGGTATCTTCATAGCAGATATAGAATACATGTCCTGTAGTATCCAAAACGTCACCAGATCACAGAACCACAACATCCACAACCTCACAGACAGTCACAATATGCTGATACATAGAGACAAATGTACAGAAGAGTGTTCAGGCGGTGGCACATCCAGAATACTGAAgtggaactacaactccaatCAGCTTGTCATTGATCGTCAGCCTTCATTTCTATTAGCGCTAGTATTGGAGAAGTATCTAAACATTGTATACATCCTTCTAGAATGAAGAACAGAGACTACAGCTGGAGAATGTATATTCCAGTGAAGAATTGTATCTCTTTATTAGCAACTTTGTAACCATTTCACTGTCAGAGAGGTCAGCAGTGACAGACTGTGGCTGCGAAAGGGTTACATGTCATATCCCAGGTAAGGGTTGGATGATGATAATAGTCTCCTGGCATGGTAgtggatgatgatgataataatggtATCCTGGCATATCCTGCCATGGTGTGGGTGTCAGGTGAGTCTTTTATATGAAAAGTCCCATGTCCATTCAGGGTTCAGAGCTTCTCCAGGCTCTTGGGGTTGGTGAGGATCTCTCGGGCCAGCCTCCAGGTCTGTTTGGCCGCATTCTCCAGAGAGGAATGGGGTTTGCCCTGGAAAAGGTCCAGGGTGGGCAGGAAGTAATGCGGGCACCTCCTGCACTGCAGGCAGGAGATGAGCTGTAGGAGGATGCCATTCAGCCGGTCCCCCAGGCACGATTCATCCCAGTCCGACTCCCTGGGGTGCTTCTCGCACTCATAGGACACCAGAGTTTTCATGTTGTAGTTGTTGAGCGGCTGTCCCGGCAGTTCCAGGTGTCGGTCCCGGAGGGTCTTGAGCACGGATAAGCATTTCTTCCTGCAACCCCCCAGCTGCAGCCTGTTCTCCGCTTCTGCAAACTGCAGCACCCAGGCGTCACTCTCCGCAGAGCTCTGCTTCCCGGCCAGGGTATGGCACTCCTTGGACAGCAGGTTAAAGCCCTCTGCCTTGACCTCAGCCACCCTGTTAGGACCAGGCCAGGGGATGTGAGGTAAGGGCCAGTGGGCAGCGCTGCGGGGCCAGATGCCAGTGCATTTAAAAGCTGGAGTGATCTGTACCACGTATCTGTCCCTGATCCTCAGCTTCACCTCGCTGGTATCAGCCACCATCTTCACTACATCCCTGTAGCTGCACTTATCCACGGCCTGGGCCACAAGGGTCTGGAACCTGGACCTGATTTTCCGGGCCGACAAGTACCCAGAGGCCGTGATGAACTCCACCCAGAGGGACATGCTCCTCTTGCGGCCATCACTGAGCTTCAGCACCGCGCAGCCGGGCAGAGAACCATCGTCTACAAAGTTGAAGACCCCCATCTGATTAAGGTAGAGGACCACCTCAAACTCCGTGGGTGAGATGACCTCCAGCCCCTCGTAGCGGTTGTCCATCTCGTTGAGGGAGCTGATGAAGCGGGGCTCCTGCACCTCCACCTCCTTCAGGACGTCGGACACCACCTTGCACACCTCCCGGATGGTCTTGGCGATTGCAGCCTTCCTGGCTTGGCACTTCTCATTGTAATACTTGTTGAGGTGGTACACCAGCTTGGCCTGGGCAGCGATCATGTTGGGACAGAGATCCGGATTGTATACCGGAGTCTCACAATAAGCCGAGGGATCCAAGGCGGCAGCTGGAGAAGGAGCCAACTTTGAAGAAGGAAGGAGTCTCCAGCGAAGAATAGCGCCGGGTGATGGGGCCGCTGGCGCTGCTGTACCACTGCCTGGTTACACGGGCGCTACTGCTGCTGGTCAGGACGATGGCATGAGGGTTTGCATGGAAAGATTGTGAATGACAAGATGCCagcccctcctcctcctaatagTGAGACCAGGGCAGGGGGCAGTgtgtatacagatatatatatgtctgagtgtgtgtatatagcgtgTGCCCTGGCCTTGAGCTgtgccactgtatatagtgtggaTGCTGTATACTAGAGCCCCTAGTGTGGGAATTATTATAAAGGGAGGGCCAGGCAGCCGGCCAATCGCCATCAGGCGAGTCTCCTCCTTCTTCTGGGAGCCTGATCATCACCCCCCTCCCCAACTCTCAGTGCATGTGTGAGAGCTGGCACACAGCACCCACGGCTGTGGCACAAGACGCTGCCACCACTCCAGGACATGACCTCCTGACCTCTCCTGATCACGTGATGAATGATTATCATGTATAGACGGCTATGTATGTGATGACAGTGCACAGATAATACTAtacacgtcctggatgacgttgttTGTATTGTTCTATATGGGGCCTGACGTGTCAATTAAATGCAGTTTAAAGTAACAATGTAACGCAATGCAAGCGGCTGCCGTGTGTGTGACAGCAGAGTGACAGCTCTTGTGTGCTGCGACATCACTGATCAGGTATTACAGGGGATCCTAATTGGGCTACGTGTCTGTGTTGTTGTGGCTGCTGCAGGTCCTGTCACTGCCAGGAGGAGCCCCCACCGTCATAGTGCACCTGCCCCGCGCACCCCGGCCCTCCCTCACTGGACCCTCAGAAAAACAATATAGGGGCGTGAGATGTTCTCAAGATGctggaaaaaaacaaatacaaaaagtCATCTGGGGGAggggtgatagatatatatatatataatttttttatttaaaaaataaaaatgttattttatattttgcgttaaatataataaaactgtTCAGGTGTAGTCATCAAATTGTTTGCGTCGTGTGCACGTTTTTCTGTATAGAGTTATCGTACATGTCATATATTTCAGCATAAGAATCTGTAATGTGTATTGTAATGtcc contains:
- the MAB21L1 gene encoding putative nucleotidyltransferase MAB21L1 gives rise to the protein MIAAQAKLVYHLNKYYNEKCQARKAAIAKTIREVCKVVSDVLKEVEVQEPRFISSLNEMDNRYEGLEVISPTEFEVVLYLNQMGVFNFVDDGSLPGCAVLKLSDGRKRSMSLWVEFITASGYLSARKIRSRFQTLVAQAVDKCSYRDVVKMVADTSEVKLRIRDRYVVQITPAFKCTGIWPRSAAHWPLPHIPWPGPNRVAEVKAEGFNLLSKECHTLAGKQSSAESDAWVLQFAEAENRLQLGGCRKKCLSVLKTLRDRHLELPGQPLNNYNMKTLVSYECEKHPRESDWDESCLGDRLNGILLQLISCLQCRRCPHYFLPTLDLFQGKPHSSLENAAKQTWRLAREILTNPKSLEKL